In the genome of Leishmania major strain Friedlin complete genome, chromosome 22, the window TGGGGCTCCGTCGATCTTCCCGGGTGTGGCCATTACttccaccagcgccgccgacggtCACATGAGCGACTGGCTTGcctcgacaccgccgccaccggcagcTCAGATGTCACACGCTGCGCCGTCGACCACCATCACTTCAGGCCCGTGCCCCGGCATCCCTCCGCACCGTGCAGGCAGCGACAAGCATATTGCCCCTCCCAGCCCTGCAAGCAGCATGCCCAAGATTCCCTATCAGTCGCCCCCGCCGCGTGAGCGAGGTCAGcgttgccggtgccgccactcTCGTCACTcgcgcgacagcgccgacgaCAGCCCGAgcccgctcgcgctgctgcttcagaCGCCGCCCTCCGCGAGTGGCAGTCAGGGTTCCCCCCACCGCTATCAACCCTCGCTCCATCACCCAGAGCAGGAAGACCGACATCGCCACCATCATTGGTGGCGTTGCGGCGCCCGTGAGGCGGTGAGTAGTGCTCCAGCTCCAGCTGGAAGTGCCACCATCAACGCGATGTCCAAGCACAAGCAGGTACGGTCGTCTTTGCGGCATCAGGGCAGCACGCCAACGGCGAAGACATCGAACCCCGTAGGCGTCTTCGGCAACAGCTCTATCAGTTTCCTCGCGCGGACGTTGCGCGAGGCTGGCactgcggcgctggcggcctCGCCTCTGACTAGGAGTGAAATGCGGCACACCCCCGCTGCcgaccaccgccacgccgGACACTACCGCGCCAGTCGGCTTAGAGAGACGCTAGAGCGGAGTAGCGAGGGCGTCAACGTCAGCATCGCAGCGTCTTCGCctacgcgcgcgcgcttgccCGCGTCGCCGGGGCCGtcccgcagcggcagcggttcCCACGCCGCAGACGGGTGCCTCCCTCACTCCTCATGCAACTCCTCGTGTGTATGCTCGAAGTCCGGCTGTGACAGCTGGAGAGGCAGTGAGGTCTCGTGGAGCGCCAGCAGTTCGCGGACGTCTTTCGTGCGTGGGGttcgctcgccgccgtcggagCCGTTCACGCCTCTGACTATTCCTCGAGACGGCCGCTACGACccgcatgcgccgctgctgcccctcaTGGAGTGCTACGGCGACACCCCCACGCGCGAGGTGTTCTGCCGCGTGCCATCTACGTCGACACAGCACACCGCCGGCCGCTCCTCCACACCGATGTCCTCGGAGTGGTCCAGGGAGTCGTCCAGCGCGGCCCAAAGCGCCGTGggtgcagcagaagcagcgccggTTGCTGGCCTCTGCGCACTGGACGCGCCTGAGGAAGCTGTGAAAAGgcagcgggagcagcagctcgagagccagcaccgccggcgctCGATGCTTTCCTCCACAACCAACACGCAGCTGAGCTACATGGCGGAGATGGACGCCATCGAACGTGGGGTGGTGGCCCCGTACGTGTCTTACCTCTTCTCGCCCGAGGCACGTGTGATCGACCTCCGCCAGCTGAAGGGCCGCGTGAGCCTTTGCGacccggcgccagcgctggaAGCGACGTGTCTCGGATtctcgcgcgccgcggatGAGTACTTGGTCGGGACGTCGTCGGGCCTGCTCTGGCGGGTGcccgccggtggcggcgcggaggcgacgcgAGCAACGCCTCTCGGTAGTCTCTGGCCCCCGCACACGCCGACGAGAGCGAACccgaccgccgctgccgcctcgggCACCATCGCAGGGGCGGGAGGCGACGCGCCGGGCGGCGGTCTCTCAAAGCTGCTgcccgtccccctccccggccACACGGCAGCCATCCTCTCCATCGCCTTCAACGACGACGGGGCCTTGTTCGCGACGACAGGGatggacgggtgcgtgatCGTGTGGAACGCCAGCACGAGCGCcaagctgcgccgcatcagcgCTGTGTGGGCATCCTCaacctcggcagcggcatcgacTTCCATGTACGCCGGTGTCGACGACGCGGCCGGCCGGCGTGCGCCGCACCTCGTCCACTTCATGCCACAGAACAACAACTACCTCCTGGTCAGCTacctcggcagcagcgagctgcACCTCTACAACAGCTCCACAGGGCTACCGGTGACGAAcgtcgctggcgccgcactggcgcgcgctgcggcgagcaCGGTAAAGGACCATCACAAGAGTGCCGTGGGTCCCCACGGCAGTGGCAGGGCCAGCGCCGGGTCTGCCGCGTCGTCAGGGGCCATTACCGCCCTCGCTGTCGACCCGGTCGCctcgcccttcttcttctcaGGCGACGCCAGCGGTACTGTTGTGATGTGGACGTACCGCGCCGGCGACGTCGTGGCCATGGCGACCCTGcgccccaccaccgctgcctcctcctccaccgctttggccggcagcggcgcgggcaaGCACGCTCGCACCCCGTCCTACGTGGTCGATCCCCTCCTGCACGGCACCCACGGCACGgtcggcagcagtggtgaCGGCACGGCAGCCTTCTCGACCCCGCTCTACCAGCTCCCGGAGCTGCGTCGTGTCACGACACTCGCGCTGCCGGAGCAGATGAGCGGCATCGCCGCGTTGGGGGTTAGCACCCTCCACGTatcgcagctgcacagcctCTTCCGCCGTTGTGGGCCGCGGCGGggtgcagcgtcggcgcagaGAACGAgcgatggcggtgccgtTGGTCCGCGACCTGCTCCACGACACCCATTCGAGTCAACCGCGGAGGTCTTCCGcgcagtggcgcagcagaatCGCGCGTTctgggcggcggcgctgccgggtgctgctgccgcggacgGCGTTGCTCGAAATCAACGCGATTCTCACGGCAGAAGCGGCGCGCATCCGCAGGCCGCCTTGCACGGCGGGCCCGCTGCCTccactgccgtcgccgccacaaGTGGCGACAAAAGCAGCCTCCCGCAGGTCCTCGCCAGATGGCCGTCGCGTCTGTCGGAGACGTTCTCGGCGCTCTGGGggggcggtgacggtgcacCTTCATCTGCGGCCCATTCCGGTCTCGCACCTGCAAGGCACAAAGGGAAGCtagcaacggcggcagcgaagggGTCCATGGCAACTGCAtccaccgccggcgctgccgcgcctgtCACCGCTCTCTCCGAAGGCGATCTTCTTCACCAGTTGCGCAACGATGCTCTCGATGCTGTCTGCCCATTGCTCGTACTTGTTACGCTACCGTGTGATACCATCTACGCCCTTGGggtgctcctgcagctccagcCCAGTGgtcggcgcggcagcgccggaggCAGAGGGGGCGTGGTCGGTGCCGGAACTCCAGAGGCCAGCTACTGTCTCTACCCCCTCTTGAAGACGACGAGCCCGAGTCGCCTGCGGCACCTCGGCGTTGGCGCGGTGCAGTCCCCTGATAACCCGCGGTTGATCGTCGTCGCTACGCCGTGCGAGGAAGGCTTCGTGCGAgtggagccgctgctgcatgtTGCGACACCGTCACCGTCAGTGCAGCGCACACCCCCAGCTGGCGTGTCCGCAATCCCCACCCCGGGTGTGGGCTCTCTGCAGCCTGGCAACAAGGCGGCGGTGAACGACGACGGCAGACACCGCAGTCACAGTCGCGTGCTTGCCACGTTGCCCATGCCGTACGGCGGGCGCTGTACCGGTGTTGCGTGGTCGCCGAACGGCCGCTTCCTCGTGGCCATCACCGCCGAGGGCGTCATTTACCAGTGGGCACGCGTGTACCTGCTGGGCCCATCCTCCCCCTcggccaacgccgccgccgcagcagcagcgattACAAGGAAGGGGGACGTGGCGCAGGTCGGCGGCCGTGACGGTGTAACCCCTGCTCATGGCATGCCACCAGCCGAGGGGGAAGTGGAGGTGAGGTCCTCGCCAGCAGTGGGTGCAGCttccgcggcagccgcccggcgtcgcggctgcgccaCGGAGCGGTCGGACACGGTGAACGGGGAGGCGTTGCCGGCGGCGCATTTCACCGGCCTTCTCGGGGCTCCGAtggcgagcgcggcggcatcgccaccGGGTCTGGCGGCGGGCGCGAatgccgccgcgcgtgccgcCTTTAGCGAGGAGGATGCGTGGCGGGAAAGTCTCCATCGTGAGCtagagcggcagcggcgcgcgcaggcgGCCCTGAAGCTTGTGGCACATGTCAGGGCTGGTCGGCAAGATGGCgccgtgagcagcagcggctacTGGCTGGACGATGACGATGCGGCGAACTCGGCGGTCACGGAGGACTCGCTTGAGGGTGACGAAACGGAGTCATAGCTGTGTATTCTCTCGcatctgcgcgtgcgtgaatCGGTGTTGTGCGCATGGGTGTCTCTACCTCCCTGTGTGCTGTCTCTAGTCGCGCTTCGCTTGCCGCTACGCACAAGTGGTCCCGCCGTCTTctgtgctgctcttcgccaTCGACGTCGGCGTTCCTTGGGCGGTCGGTGCCTCCTCGCTGCATCTGCAGGCGAGCTTTCAGCTCGATGGCGACTGTCAacggcgccgatgcgctgACATCTCAGCAgtgacgcacacaccgacacgaACCGACTCACTCATCTGCTCATTTCATTTCTCTCTgcccgcctgcctgccttGCCTGCTGCGGTGTCGGAAATCGCACGATACTGCCACATGTGCGCGTCTTGTGTATCTCTTTcccttgttgttgtttgtccCGCCTATTCTAGTCTTCGTTGTAGCCATCCGACAAGGAGCTGTTTGCCCATCATGCTGCGCCAGACCGCCGCGCGGCTCAACACGTACCTCACGCGGTCCGTCGCGACACCGCCCATCTCAGTCATCCGCACGGGGCCGAAGTGGTGGGCCGAGCCGGAGCGAATGGTGAAGCACAAGGTGATGTACTTTACCATGGGCATCGatcagctgccgctgcgccgcaccgctgtcATCCAGAAAGACCTGAAGCGCTTCCACATGTgcaagccgccgccgcgtgtcggCGACGCCACCGGGTACAAGCGCtcgcgcggcgcgcagctcacGACGTGGTACCGGCGCATCCAGTATCAGGAGTAccacctgcagcacctctTCGTGCGTCACATGTGGGGCCTGCTGCGCATGTACCCAGGCAACACAACTAAGATTCAGGGCAAGGCCGACGACGGCTACGTCGGCTACGACTCCGTGCACTTCCATCGGTACAACCGCTCGCCCCTGCCGTTCCCGGCACGCGAAATCTACGAGCGTCGCAAGTGAATGcctcgcgctcgcgctctctgATTACCTCTTTACAGCTTCCCCTTTTCGTTCATGGTGTGTCTCCGACTCGGTCTTGTCGCccgccgccggtgcggcggctTCAGTGCGCGTGTATCGAggcgtatgtgtatgtgtgtgtgtgtgtgtgtgtgtgtgtgtgtgtgtatgtgtgtgtgtgtgcgcgaaTTGATGTCTCAGGGATGAAGTTCGACAAACAAAACCATCAACAGCACTACCGCAACGAAAGTCAggcttgccgccgccgccgtcctccactgctgcggcagcattCTCAGTCGGTGCCCCCTGTTAAGATCCTCTGTATGCCTGCATTTCCGTGAGGTGGCAGCGGCCCGGCCCCCCGCGCCACGCAGGCCCAGACgagcaccaccatcacccaccgcacccacccaccctctgAGCAGCGCAACCACACATACCATCCGCCCAAGCCCCTCGGCGGCCGGGGCGTCGTCGCCCGGCGCCAGGCGGCCTTTGGGCGGGgtgccccaccccctgcgGCTTTGGGGTGGCGGGGTAGCTTCGCCAAGGggcgagcggcggcgttttgcgggagggggtggcggaCGAGTGACGTGGAACAggggcgcgcgcgccggcgccgcggcttAAAGCGATAGGGCGGGAAAggggcgcgcgcgccggtggcggcgcccccttttttcccgGCGGCGGGGGCCGTGCGCGGCGGGGCAACCCCGCGGCCCCCTTTCGTTTTCccgaccccccccctgcttTCCCCACCCATGCAAATGTGTTATGGCGATGACAACAGTCATGGACGCGCGCGCCCATCAGCGCCGAGCAAGCATCGACTTCCATCCTCACACACAAGAtaatacacacacacacacacacacctactCACCATCGCCTGgtctgcagcaccgcacacggCACGCCGGCCGTCTTTTCACTTTTTGTAAACCTTCTTGGTGTGCTCGTTCGTGGTAACGCGGAACTGCCCCGGATGCGCCTCAACAAGCCGCAAGAGACCGCCAAAGTATTCGTtcgccgcccgctgcacgcTCATGGACGCCCACAGcaacagctgcggcacctcgACCCCCGACTCGGGGATGAGCAtgcgcaccgcctgcacGACCTCCTCGCGCGTCATATGGTCCTCGTCGGCAAGCTCGTCCTCCAGCATCTGAATTGTGTCCTTTTCCGCGCTGTGGCAGCTGTCCTCAAGTGCGGGAGCGTCGttgccggtgctgcggccgtccctcgccgcaccggcggcgccgcgggcCGCCCTGCGAACCGGCTGCTTCACCTTGCGAATCGAGTACACCCCTGGCGACGTCTCCGTGCACGCAAACATCTTGGGGAACAGCTGCACAATCGTCACTAGGCGCGGCGGTAGGACGGCTCGCATTGCCGGGCTCGAGCAGTCCACGAGGTACGCGGCCGTGCACGCCTCATCCTCGGGCATGACATAGTGGAAGACCAGCGCCAGTTCCTTCGGGCTGTGGTACGGGTTCTCCTCGTGAATGGGGGAAATAGTTGTCACGTCATCGACGGCCGGCTCTGCCTCTCGCTGTGCCAACGGATTCGACGGGTCGGCGCGGCACACAAAGTGCCGACCCACACGAAAGATCGCCGGGTGGCGGCTCAGGACCACCTGCATCCCAGCATACccgcccaccacctcctGCTCCGTCGGTGAGAGCCGCACGTAGACGTACTCCGGTCGATCCCACGCGGCGCATATGGCGTTGCAGAGAATCAGGATGGCGCGGACGTCCTCCGGGTACCTCTCCAGGTCCGCCACAAAGTCGCTCATCCAGCGCGCGCTGTCAGCACCGGCGCGACGCCGGACCAGCGGTATGTCACTGTAGCGTGACGTGAACACCTCGAAGTCCTGCGGGAAGCGCCGCACAAAGGTCATGAGCATCGGCTCTGTAAGGTTCTTCTTCACATAGCGCTGCATggtgagcgagagaggggcaaAGTACGTCGGGCACACCCGGTACACAAATTTTGTGACGCTGCGGTCGAAGACTCTCTCCGTCGGCCGCAAGGgggcgccgtcgacgccgagCGGCACGAGACTGTTCGCCTCCCCGGTCGCCAtctgcagctccagcacctccCACGCCTCTTCCCTTGTCATGCCGTGCACCTCGGGGTGGAGGacgatgctgcgccgcagctccaccgTTCCGTTCATGTCCCGCACTTCAAAGTAGAACGGCTGCCGGCGGAACCACACTAACGTCGACGACGTGCGTATGTGCCTCTTCTTCACCTCGGGCGGGAGGTTGAGATTGCTGATGGAGCCCCAGTTCACGGGGACGTACTTGAGGATCTCGTACACGTCCGCCTTGGTCGGCACCACGCTTGCCGACCCCCAGCCGCCGTAGTTGTTCGCGCGCGTGGCGACCGTTACGCGCGGTTGCACATCGCGAAAGCGTGGCGGTGACGCGTCTGTTGAGTAGCGCAGCGCGACGAACGTGACTGGGTTGCGGGCCGTTCCCCGCACCACCCATATCGGCCTCGATGACATGGCCGGGTACCCGTtcggcgcctgcgcactCGCGCTCGCCGTGTTACCAATGGTGACGACGACCCCGATGTTGTCCACGATGGACTCAAGAGTACTCATCCGGAGCCGCTTCAGGATGTACCTTGCAGTCGGAGTCAGGAGATTGGGCGCCACCTCTACCCCTGCACCCTCGCCACTCGCGCTCGTCGTAACAGCGGCTTCGCGGAGGATCGCGTTGTACACGGTGATGAGATGAGTGTATCGAGGCAGGTTGGGGGCGGGGTCAGAGGTCGCCGAAGCGGCGCgttcgcggcgctgctgcatggCGGCGTCCCAATCTCGAAGGGCCCACAGGAGAGCTTCCCTGATGATCGTCTCTCGTTCCGCGGTGCtgagcgcagcggcggcgtcctttCCGTCGTGCGACTCGTCCGGCGTAAAGGGCGGCTCGGTCACCGCTGAAGCAGCACCGGCCACGCCACAGCCTGAAGGTGTTGAATGGGTCAGCTGCGAGCACGGCCTCTTCACCTCTGGCACGCTGCCCGCGCCCCCTCCTGCCTGGAGCAGCCATGCCGCAGGGACGGTTGTGCGGACGTGCACAAGGCCGTTGTAAAGTGCAGGGTGAGCATCTTTGCTCTGGCTGGCGGGCCCCGCAGCAGTCGGGTACGCGCGCAGCGACTCCAGCCGGAtcgcctcgccgccctcgTTCACGAGCTGTAGCAGCTTGGACTCCGTGATCCACTCCAGTGCATCCAACTGTCGCCGAAACATGTCCTCGCGGGTGAGGGGCGACATCTTCTTCACAAAATCCTTAATGGGCATGTACAGCCACGACGTACTCGTGGCTGACATCCcagtcgccgctgtcgactCAGTGCAGTGACCGACCTCATGCCTGGCCACGGTGAGCGCGGCGAGCCGCTCTGCCACTGGGTAGTCGAAAAATACCTTCTCAAACTCCTCTGCGCTTGTGGCAGACGGGCCGGCACTGTCGCCGtcagtggtggtggcgatggtggcgcagcatcgctgctgcgcgtgaaAGCAGGAGAGGGCAGTGCGGCTAACGCCGTCGCGGTGCGGCCGTGTGCAGATGCACTGAAAGACTCGCAGCGGTGTGACGACCGTCGTGGTGCGGGGTGGTCGCCGAGAAGAATCGCTGCTGTGTATGCTTGGATTCAGAAGGGGAGCAGCTGTCGCCACTGACTCGGGCGCCCCCATCCaacgctgacggcgctgctggcacaatggcaccgcagctgcggcgcagaACCAGGAGGttgcggcagccgcctcgcgacaggacggcagcgccagccaCGCGCCTCGTCGCATACGCACGAAACACAGTGAGCTACCTCTCAGTCCACTCCCGTTCTTCTGAGTCAACGCCCTCTGCGACGCCGAATCAGACCGTCCGTCAACAGgtgagcgcgtgtgcgccggcagAGGTGTGTGCTTGAATCCTTCTACTGTTGCCTACCCGCCTGCTTATCGGTggtgaggggagagggagggagagggaaggagaggggggtgtACACAGGAGCGGCGACACAATTGTGGCGGCGGGCGTGGAGacgtcgccagcagctctgcctcTTCTCTGGATTGGCGTGCAAAACAAAGAACAcgcgagagggagaagggggcgcAGGCGGAAGAAGGAAGTGAAGAGGGAACaagatggagagaggagcCTTGCGGAGGCTGCCGGTAcgcgcttgcgtgcgtggaGACTGAAGTAAGCCTCGTGCCGAGCAAGTGGTGGTCATCGCCACTTTTGTGCGCTTGCCCCGggcctgcgccgccacaaCGACGACCACGACCTCCCGGGCGAgggatacacacacacaaaaaaaaaacatatCGTCATTACATATGTGCCCATCACCGCGCATGAAACGCCAGAGAGTAGCAAgggtgtacgtgtgcacgCCCGCGGATGCGCAAGCGGACACATGCGAGAGAAGATAACGGTTAAAGGGGGAGTGAGCTTGAATCTGTAAGTGTTTAGCATCTCAACAAGGACACTGAGGAGTGTCGGGGAACGCAGTCGAGTGGCGAGAGAAGGGCCGCGCCCGCCtgccagcacacacaaacgcacatGCGAGAACGTGAAAGCACTCGAAGCGAGCTGTAAGAGATTAAGGGGGAGAGAGCCGAGAGCGATGACaaggcgacgcggcagcgcgcgcacgacggcACAGCGGtggggcgcacacgcacaagcacccACCCGCGCGCATTcaagggggagaggcaccAAGGAAGGACAAGAAGACTCGCATGGGCACGTGCGCTGCGTCTTCGGGTATGTCAGCACATGAGCGAGACGGAAGGGAGACGAAACCATCGGGGGCCGGCCGCGATGGTGAAAGTGCGCAACCCACCAtccacgccaccgcgcacgccTTCGCTGAACGGAAAGTCAACGCCACCACAACTGCGTGCACGAAAGGAATGGAAGAAAAACGGGCATGTGTGCACCTCGCTCGCTCACGAGACGcccttcgtcgtcgtcgacccCTTGGCCGCTCACATCAGCCTTCCTCTTCCACCCCACCCCGAGTCCACGTGCAGCTCTAATCGGTCACGGCCTTGAGCTTCTCATGCAGCTCTGTGCTGCCcgcggcctcctcggcggccttccgctccgcctcctccatgcgCGTCTGCATCTCGGCCGTCTCGCGCAGTATCTTCTCgcgcctctccgctgcctcgtactcctcgtcgacgtcgcggTTCTCCTCGTACTCCTCAACCTGCTCCAGCACGTCCCCGACGCGGAAGCTGAAGTCGTCGTGCAACACAACGCCACACTCCAGGCCCGTCTCGACGGTCGGTACAAGATCTTTGAaacggcgcagctccttcagctgACCCTCGTACACAACCTCCCGCGCCTCGTCgtcagccgcggctgcggcgccgccgccgaacgGGCTCATCTTGGtgccgctcgctgccgcggccagcCTTGCCTTCAAGTCCTGCGGTCGCCGCAACACGCGAAAGGTAAGATGGGCCGCGTCGAGCGTGCCCCTTGTGACCTTCATGCCACCGGCATTACCGGTGCGACCTGCCTGGGAAGCCTTGAAGGTCTGCAGACACTCCGCTGTCGCCAGGATGCGCGTCTTCTTCACCTTTGGCAGGGAGTCGACGAGTACCTGCTTCAGCTCATCGATGCCGTGGTACAACACGTTGAACCGCAACACCCGCACGTTGGCCGGTACGTCTAGAGAGAAAGAGTCCTTGCAGTCGCCGAAGAGCAGGACGCAGCCGGGCTGACCGGACGATCCCGTCAGGATCAGGTCCGAGTCCTTCAGCCCACCAACCTCGGTGATGCGGATGTCCAGCGAAACACCCTCGAGTCGCGGCAACTCGTAGATCGTCTTtagcagcgcctgcagcatcCCGAACGTGGCAGCCTTACAGGAGAGGATGAACGCCTGGGTGCTGTATGCGCGCACTATATTGTTGTCCGGCTTCCGGCCGTGAATGAGACCCTGTCGTTCTTGGTTGAGAATCTGCAAGTAGTTCTCACGGTTGCCCTCGACGGTGTACACTTCACGCATGAAGTAGCTGAACTTTTCGGCGTGCTTCTCGCTGCTCACCTGCATCATCACCGACCCTGGCTTTGGCGGCACACGAAAGCCGTGCAGCACGACCGGCATCGACGGCCTCGCCTCGTCGAGCGTGGCGCCGTGGTCGTCCAGGATCCGCTTCACCGTACCGTAGACGGTGCCTGTGACAAACACCTGCCCGGGCTTCAccgtgccgcagcgcacaaccgccgccacctcgctgACGCCCAAGTTGCGCGACTCGAGAACGTAC includes:
- a CDS encoding putative translation initiation factor IF-2, with the translated sequence MASAAMATSALRTARRYQSQSSRVRPSLQWQDGQVDPRFSSEGNMRRLNPETMPHFVKATIQKDRREMGLGEVFDWVEFAKDAIYIPTRSGPLWVGSDDPRASKFVRRREKMKRQPLQRTRQKPGTDQAKALEDHPLREYFTTPSNLHDPMSVATGLHRAGMIREYDIKHTASKIEYLPRSPIVSIMGHVDHGKTTLLDHLRHTNVAAGEAGGITQNVGAFQVKTPDGHIITFIDTPGHAAFTAMREVGATTNDLIVLIVSAVDGVQPQTREVIELAQRKGTPMVVAVTKIDRQPDCDYVKDQLAANGVDLEEKGGDVQLVKICAKDGRGIPELLEALHLQAELCEVATPTPSRAEMYVLESRNLGVSEVAAVVRCGTVKPGQVFVTGTVYGTVKRILDDHGATLDEARPSMPVVLHGFRVPPKPGSVMMQVSSEKHAEKFSYFMREVYTVEGNRENYLQILNQERQGLIHGRKPDNNIVRAYSTQAFILSCKAATFGMLQALLKTIYELPRLEGVSLDIRITEVGGLKDSDLILTGSSGQPGCVLLFGDCKDSFSLDVPANVRVLRFNVLYHGIDELKQVLVDSLPKVKKTRILATAECLQTFKASQAGRTGNAGGMKVTRGTLDAAHLTFRVLRRPQDLKARLAAAASGTKMSPFGGGAAAAADDEAREVVYEGQLKELRRFKDLVPTVETGLECGVVLHDDFSFRVGDVLEQVEEYEENRDVDEEYEAAERREKILRETAEMQTRMEEAERKAAEEAAGSTELHEKLKAVTD